Proteins encoded within one genomic window of Nonomuraea gerenzanensis:
- a CDS encoding thiolase family protein, whose product MFVDGVRTPFGRSGPKGLYAETRADDLVVRVIRELIRRNPGLPPERVDEVAIAATTQIGDQGLTIGRSAAVLAGLPKTVPGYAIDRMCAGAMTAVTTVAGGIAFGAYDVAIAGGVEHMGRHPMGEGVDPNPRFLSEKLVDPSALVMGMTAENLHDRYPTISKERADAYAVLSQEKAAKAYADGKIQPDLVPTAIRTAEKGWGLAVEDEAPRPGTTLEGLSGLKTPFRPHGHVTAGNSSGINDGATGCVVAAGEVAEELGLAPKMRLVSYAFAGVDPEVMGVGPIPSTERALRLAGLDSSDIGLFEINEAFAVQVLAFLEHFGIADDDPRVNPYGGAIAYGHPLASSGVRLMTQLARQFGERPDVRYGITTMCVGMGMGGTVIWENLA is encoded by the coding sequence GTGTTCGTCGACGGCGTACGCACGCCTTTCGGCAGGTCAGGGCCGAAGGGCCTGTACGCGGAGACCCGCGCGGACGACCTGGTCGTCCGCGTCATCCGCGAGCTCATCAGGCGCAACCCCGGCCTGCCGCCCGAGCGCGTGGACGAGGTGGCCATCGCCGCGACCACGCAGATCGGCGACCAGGGCCTGACCATCGGCCGCTCGGCCGCCGTGCTGGCCGGGCTGCCCAAGACCGTGCCGGGCTACGCCATCGACCGGATGTGCGCGGGCGCGATGACCGCGGTCACCACGGTCGCGGGCGGCATCGCGTTCGGCGCGTACGACGTCGCCATCGCCGGCGGCGTCGAGCACATGGGCCGACACCCGATGGGCGAGGGCGTCGACCCCAACCCGCGCTTCCTGTCGGAGAAGCTGGTCGACCCGAGTGCGCTGGTCATGGGCATGACGGCGGAGAACCTGCACGACCGCTACCCGACGATCAGCAAGGAGCGCGCCGACGCGTACGCGGTGCTCTCGCAGGAGAAGGCCGCCAAGGCGTACGCCGACGGCAAGATCCAGCCCGACCTGGTGCCGACCGCGATCAGGACGGCCGAGAAGGGCTGGGGCCTGGCCGTGGAGGACGAGGCGCCCAGGCCGGGCACCACGCTGGAGGGGCTGAGCGGGCTCAAGACGCCGTTCCGCCCGCACGGCCACGTCACGGCGGGCAACTCCTCCGGCATCAACGACGGCGCCACCGGCTGCGTCGTGGCGGCCGGAGAGGTCGCCGAGGAGCTGGGGCTGGCGCCGAAGATGCGCCTGGTGTCGTACGCCTTCGCGGGCGTGGACCCCGAGGTCATGGGCGTCGGGCCGATCCCGTCCACCGAGCGGGCGCTGCGCCTGGCCGGGCTGGACAGCTCCGACATCGGGCTGTTCGAGATCAACGAGGCGTTCGCCGTCCAGGTGCTGGCGTTCCTGGAGCACTTCGGCATCGCCGACGACGACCCCCGCGTCAACCCCTACGGCGGCGCCATCGCCTACGGGCACCCGCTCGCCTCCTCGGGCGTGCGGCTGATGACGCAGCTCGCCCGGCAGTTCGGCGAGCGTCCCGACGTGCGTTACGGCATCACCACGATGTGCGTCGGCATGGGCATGGGCGGCACCGTGATCTGGGAGAACCTGGCATGA